Below is a genomic region from Methanobrevibacter sp..
TCCTGATAAGATTATAATTGTTGTTGAAGAGCTTGAAAGCTGGTGTTTGGCAGGTATTGATGAGAGTATTGAGGAATATGCTGATTTTATCGTTCCTGAAAACACAGATAATATCACAAAGGAAGATTTTGATGAAATTCTTTCAAATACTTCATTTAATAAAAATAAAATCTTTAATTATTTAAGCTTTAATTTTAATGTAGATTTGGCTGTCAAAAGAAATAAATCATTCAAATACTTCTTAGAAAAATATGATATAATCTAAAAATAGTTGTTTTCTATTTTTTTTATGTATTCATCTGTTTTTCAAAAAAAGGGGAATTGGGAAAAATTATTTATTTCCCAATCATGCTTTTAAGGCTGTCAATGTCAAACTTAAGTCTGTCAAGTTCTAGCATCAGTTCGTTTTTCTCGTTTTCTATTTTGATAAATTCCGCTGATTTGACGTGGAGTTTTTTGACTTCAGTGTTGATGGTTACATCAAATAAATGTTCAATGTATGTGTATTTTAAATCTTCAGGGTTGATTATGAAGTATGCTTAATCAGTCTTGTTTTGGCATTACTCATAATAATTTTTTTTAATGAATGGGTTCATTTCTTATCTTAATATTGGTAACTGCTCATTTTTTAAGATTTATAAAACTTTTTCATAAAATTTGCTTTGGATGGTAAATTACTATTTGTATTACCAAAGGTACTGTAATTACTATTTTGACTGTCATTCATAATCAATTTCCACAGTCAAGTTGATAAGTTTATGGGAATTTTTTATAGGATTTATTTTTTCTTCATTTCGTAAGTAGGGTGGTATCACCAGTTTCCCGCACAAGGCATCGTATAGATGTCTTTGCTTATTTTTTCTTTTTTTTTAATAATTTAAGTTTTATTTTATTGATATATTATTTTTAAGTATATTTATTCAAAATTATGTTTAATTTATCAGTTTTGTTTCTTTTAGGATATTTTTATCAAGTTATTTTTTTTATTTTTGTGGTGTGTTTTTGTGTAAAATCGCACTTCCAAAAATTTCATTATTTTAGAAAATAATATTCTTAATTAGAATTTCTCTTAAGTTTTTCATTTCCAAGAATGATATTAAATATATTTAATTACAATAATTATAAATAATATATTCAATATAACTGGTGTATATAATTAACTTCAATGTATTGGAGGATTCGCTATGGCAATGAAAACAATTCGTGTAACTGAAGAAATTCATACAAAACTAGCTCACTTGGGTTTAAAATCCGAAACATACAATGATATTATAGCTAGATTAATTGAGGTGTATGAAAGAATGTATTTTGATGAATTAAGTGATGAAGACGCAGATTACTATAATGAAAGGATTAGGCATTTTGAAAGCGGCGACTACAGCGGCACCAGAAAAGTTGATTTAAATGCCCTCAGAAAATAATTCTGAAGTGAATTATGAACTTTTTGAAGATAGAAAGGCAATTAAATTCATGGATAAAAATTCTGATGATGAAAAATTGATAAAGAGGATACATGGCAAATATTATCAATTGGCTGTTGACCCATATAAAGAGGCAGAAAGTTCATTTAAAAGCAGAAAATGTCCTAAATGTAAAAAAACAAGGGTGGGAGATTATAGGATTATATATTTCATCAATGAATCAACTAAAGAGGTTGAGATAATTGATATTAGTCCTAGAAGGTCCATCTATAAAAAATGGAATTAATTTTTAAAAGTAGGGTGGTTCCACCCTTTTCCCGCACAAGGAATCGTATAGATTTCCTTGTTTCTTTTTTCTTTTTTTAAGGTATTATTTGGCACATGTTGTCTCATTGTTGAAAAAATGCCAAATGATTTTTTTAGACATATTTTTATATGTAAATACTCATTTTTTAGGAATTATGAAACTTTTCATTTAAATTCTATTTTTTTAAGATTTATTTTGAATGGTAAATTTACTATTTACAAAATTACACCCAAAGTGAGATTCATCCTCGACTTCTACAAAGTCGGTAGTTCAATTTTAAAAAATCACAAATTTTTAGTGTAGAATATTTCACAAATTTCCAAAAAGCATTAAAATCGAATTAATCGCCATATTAACTACAAATTGATGGAATTAGCAATCCAATATTCATCACAAAAAAGCTAAATTATCTATCTTTTAGCAGTTGCTCTAAACTTAAATATTTTCAAAAACAATATATTACCATGAATTTCATGAATAGTGATGCAAACATTAAACAGTTTCAGTTGTTAAG
It encodes:
- a CDS encoding type II toxin-antitoxin system RelE/ParE family toxin, whose translation is MPSENNSEVNYELFEDRKAIKFMDKNSDDEKLIKRIHGKYYQLAVDPYKEAESSFKSRKCPKCKKTRVGDYRIIYFINESTKEVEIIDISPRRSIYKKWN
- a CDS encoding DUF4276 family protein, whose product is MKNLFVFVEGKEDIMFVKNVLYNIFIKRSINIIPIPYQRTRNHEVKNHIKASKAGNHDYVLLSDMDSHKYECITSRKNQRIKEVDGEITPDKIIIVVEELESWCLAGIDESIEEYADFIVPENTDNITKEDFDEILSNTSFNKNKIFNYLSFNFNVDLAVKRNKSFKYFLEKYDII